A window of the Brassica oleracea var. oleracea cultivar TO1000 unplaced genomic scaffold, BOL UnpScaffold00581, whole genome shotgun sequence genome harbors these coding sequences:
- the LOC106319747 gene encoding glycine-rich domain-containing protein 1 → MSLGRSEFADGVAARSLSEISELDAVRIGTDIVSAARRLIVLLRSIGDCQWLHHPPVISEAIRRYDELWMPLISDLTVGSKPPIILPPLDVEWVWFCHSLNPVSYRDYCQKRFSKLIGKPAIYDEENEDYAVSQCEKIWIRRYPDESFENRVDADSPEIASSANEDIKTEVEKQRFLWEKFSAPYMSETVYLIAARLRYKGFLLILHKFKDEISRLVPASDILLMWLTHQSYPTIYTEDVGEVLEEMMRKVVRNGEAVEKSEVETTKKLWNRYFNQPYVKAGGELTVIANESPLRNNTMFYWPVSDIDVNTAYKSIRPRFVLELCIFIRLNPKAEQNESSFLRLRVARCHWKLQLDKKLTDLSRDGSWQKGWHIYCEFGTQGVVLESHCDRSRRGICFRKRKPEEMIAFLWNDLLRAHSLASGRFLGKQVSVFASVTPPVQAPYLLRFVPDRVTDDSGAMISDSIQRTNNFRPQEGRWLTRTVLDHAGRECFVIRIRVGKGVFKRGGEVPSPVKSEERITEIRVGSWSYVEGSIGKAPVKVVGTVTPKEPVEDWDAAWEFSSGDELFIRWDSSGSISELGLRSSKPGSLVRLLTGRRMQYKGDSEEDDQGFVTIVRSTEENPTEKATALIDWKHQAVEFLPDEDAVLVLLLSVSILRSVTQKRREDVGKLLVRKRITEATGERDWGSVIVDASSSNVSSSSPYLEPWYRNSGKVMAMEEKAQVARYPYPVMSYSNVDGGDSLYKHVIFGRL, encoded by the exons ATGTCGTTAGGACGATCGGAGTTCGCTGATGGCGTGGCGGCACGGAGCCTAAGCGAGATTTCAGAGCTTGATGCCGTAAGAATCGGAACTGATATTGTATCGGCGGCGAGACGTCTCATCGTGCTTTTAAGATCCATCGGAGACTGTCAATGGCTTCATCACCCACCAGTCATTTCCGAAGCTATCAGACG GTACGATGAGCTGTGGATGCCGTTGATTTCTGATCTAACGGTTGGTTCGAAGCCTCCGATAATTCTACCTCCTCTTGATGTTGAATGGGTTTGGTTTTGTCATTCCTTGAATCCA GTAAGTTACAGAGACTACTGTCAAAAGAGATTCTCAAAACTTATAGGAAAACCCGCGATTTACGATGAAGAGAACGAGGATTATGCGGTTTCACAGTGCGAAAAAATCTGGATTAGGAGATACCCAGATGAGAGTTTTGAAAACAGAGTTGATGCCGACTCTCCTGAGATTGCCTCATCAGCTAATGAAGATATCAAAACTGAAGTAGAGAAACAGAGGTTTCTCTGGGAGAAGTTTTCAGCACCTTACATGTCTGAAACCGTTTACTTGATCGCTGCTAGGTTACGGTACAAAGGTTTCTTGCTGATTCTACACAAGTTCAAAGACGAGATTTCTCGTCTTGTTCCAGCTTCAGATATACTACTCATGTGGCTCACTCACCAG AGCTACCCGACGATATATACAGAAGATGTTGGTGAAGTGTTGGAAGAGATGATGAGGAAAGTGGTTCGAAATGGAGAGGCAGTTGAGAAGAGTGAAgttgaaacaacaaaaaaactttgGAATAGATATTTTAATCAACCATATGTAAAAGCAGGCGGCGAATTGACTGTAATAGCGAACGAGTCTCCTCTAAGAAACAACACAATGTTTTATTGGCCTGTTTCTGATATAGATGTTAACACCGCGTATAAGTCCATCCGACCAAGATTTGTCCTAGAA ttatgtatatttataaggCTGAATCCAAAAGCAGAGCAGAATGagtcgagttttcttcgtctgAGAGTTGCTAGATGTCATTGGAAGCTTCAACTTGATAAGAAACTAACTGATCTTTCCCGCGATGGTTCGTGGCAAAAGGGGTGGCATATATACTGCGAGTTTGGAACACAAGGAGTAGTTTTGGAATCTCATTGTGACCGTAGTCGTCGTGGGATTTGCTTCAGAAAGAGAAAACCGGAAGAGATGATAGCCTTTCTGTGGAATGATCTGCTAAGAGCGCATTCTCTAGCGTCGGGTAGGTTTCTAGGGAAGCAAGTGAGTGTGTTCGCTTCGGTTACTCCTCCAGTTCAAGCGCCGTATTTGCTGAGATTTGTACCGGATAGAGTTACGGATGATTCAGGTGCTATGATATCTGATTCAATTCAAAGAACAAACAACTTCAGGCCTCAAGAAGGAAGATGGCTTACTCGAACCGTTCTTGATCATGCTGGGCGTGAATGTTTTGTCATCCGTATCCG AGTCGGGAAGGGAGTGTTTAAACGCGGAGGTGAAGTTCCATCCCCGGTGAAATCAGAGGAGAGGATAACAGAGATACGAGTAGGTTCCTGGTCGTATGTCGAGGGTTCAATCGGGAAAGCTCCAG TGAAGGTGGTAGGAACCGTGACGCCTAAAGAACCGGTTGAGGATTGGGATGCGGCCTGGGAGTTTTCATCTGGAGACGAATTGTTCATCCGGTGGGACTCGTCAGGGTCTATATCAGAACTCGGTTTACGTTCAAGTAAACCTGGTTCGCTG GTTAGGCTACTAACTGGACGGCGAATGCAGTATAAAGGAGACAGTGAAGAAGACGACCAAGGTTTTGTAACAATTGTTAGATCAACAGAAGAAAACCCGACAGAAAAAGCAACAGCTTTAATCGATTGGAAGCATCAGGCAGTTGAATTTTTGCCCGACGAAGATGCGGTTTTGGTCTTGCTATTGTCGGTATCAATTCTAAGAAGCGTGACtcagaaaagaagagaagacgtTGGTAAATTGCTGGTACGGAAAAGGATAACCGAAGCAACTGGTGAACGGGATTGGGGATCGGTTATCGTCGATGCTTCATCATCAAATGTATCTTCTTCTAGTCCATATTTAGAGCCGTGGTATCGAAACTCTGGTAAGGTTATGGCGATGGAGGAGAAAGCACAAGTGGCAAGATATCCATATCCAGTAATGAGCTATTCTAATGTTGATGGTGGCGATAGTTTGTACAAACATGTAATATTCGGGCGACTTTAA
- the LOC106319735 gene encoding uncharacterized protein LOC106319735 isoform X2, with amino-acid sequence MMVEENNPMEGGSCEEEFACGDPKVDIRVGDEYQAEIPPMISDPENPPLASDDLGSGSFVVGLPLQVTWIDTKFKDRQGLGDDHVDMSESLKSLKNKRSRRNTGTKQRRMTLEAVPETPSSSWDDLEVDGFVLGLYTFGKNFTQVKKLLESKETGDILSFYYGRFYKSAKHKVWSNSLKKQSRKCIQGKKLYSGWRLQHLLSRLIPSITDESQKKKLVNVSKSFAEGNISLERYIIGVKELVGLQSLVEAVAIGKDKHLTVLTTEPVKSKQWFTVSSAGLGAYTSLTSEEIIEKLDGGSRLSKARCNDIFWDAVWPRLLARGWHSEQPKDTKSKDNIVFLIPGVETFSRRKLVKQTHYFDSIAEILKKVVAEPELLEFETADIRPSSEETNYQHTKHRYLRSPDACSNHMKFTVMDTTSLASGGKLCAFRELKNPDNSPSVERSQMMPLEQAKFSGECKWEKKGMKKLVEEPVRFMIVDTSGQSSGIRRRRHLPDNENQSGNSTGVTWEYPKLSGETLENVGSKKRSVRKSSESFPLTKRRRLSTCVRKDIERFGQSSKLSVELMNIKTEKSEETEPNGLCSLEKQQQENSNRLCWDKKSSSNDLEASQQHEKPIQLPSMPGSNKRTCLSTHQTASIKQEEEEELNQQTNTYIPRRQSTRKRPLTTRALEALESGFYTAKSLKSTSKPIKRERSTRIKHSAKATQSKSDNGFVVEETTSSKPEDFERSFLADKATNVSKPVEQTEDSNKVTTDSPKRPPVLLKFPFKRR; translated from the exons ATGATGGTTGAAGAAAACAATCCTATGGAAGGTGGTTCTTGTGAGGAAGAATTTGCCTGTGGTGATCCCAAAGTTGATATACGTGTTGGGGATGAATATCAGGCTGAGATACCTCCTATGATCTCTGATCCAGAGAACCCCCCTCTAGCTTCAGATGATCTTGGCTCTGGTTCCTTTGTGGTTGGACTACCTCTCCAAGTAACGTGGATAGACACCAAATTTAAAGATAGACAAGGGCTTGGAGATGACCATGTCGACATGAGCGAGTCTCTCAAATCTCTGAAAAATAAACGAAGCCGCAGGAACACGGGAACAAAGCAGCGGAGGATGACTCTTGAAGCTGTGCCGGAGACACCATCGAGTTCTTGGGATGATCTGGAAGTAGATGGCTTTGTTCTTGGTTTATATACATTCGGGAAGAACTTCACTCAGGTGAAGAAGCTGTTAGAGAGCAAAGAAACAGGAGATATACTTTCGTTTTACTACGGAAGGTTCTACAAATCTGCTAAACACAAGGTTTGGTCTAACTCACTCAAGAAGCAAAGCAGGAAATGTATACAAGGCAAGAAGCTCTATTCAGGTTGGAGGCTACAACACCTGTTGTCCCGTTTGATTCCCAGCATCACAGATGAATCTCAGAAAAAGAAGCTTGTGAAT GTTTCAAAGTCATTTGCTGAAGGGAATATATCTCTGGAGAGATACATTATTGGAGTGAAAGAACTAGTAGGTCTCCAGTCTCTTGTAGAAGCCGTAGCGATCGGTAAAGACAAACATTTAACAGTCCTAACAACGGAACCAGTGAAATCGAAACAGTGGTTCACAGTCTCCTCTGCTGGTTTAGGTGCATACACTTCACTCACATCTGAGGAAATAATAGAAAAACTTGATGGCGGTTCCCGTCTAAGCAAAGCCCGTTGCAATGATATCTTTTGGGACGCTGTGTGGCCGCGTTTGCTAGCCAGAGGGTGGCATTCTGAGCAGCCAAAGGACACCAAATCTAAAGACAACATCGTCTTCCTCATCCCTGGGGTAGAAACGTTCTCTAGACGGAAACTCGTTAAACAGACTCATTACTTTGATTCCATCGCTGAAATTCTCAAAAAAGTTGTTGCCGAGCCTGAGCTTCTTGAATTTGAGACAGCAGACATCAGACCTTCCAGTGAAGAGACTAATTACCAACACACTAAGCACCGTTACCTCAGGTCTCCAGACGCTTGCTCTAATCATATGAAGTTCACTGTTATGGACACTACTAGTTTGGCTTCAGGAGGCAAGTTGTGCGCATTTCGAGAGTTGAAGAATCCTGATAACAGCCCTTCTGTGGAAAGATCCCAAATGATGCCGTTGGAGCAAGCCAAGTTTTCTGGTGAATGTAAATGGGAAAAGAAGGGAATGAAGAAACTGGTGGAAGAGCCGGTGAGGTTCATGATTGTGGATACAAGTGGGCAGTCATCAGGGATAAGGAGACGGAGACATTTGCCCGATAATGAGAACCAATCAGGTAACAGTACAGGTGTGACTTGGGAGTATCCTAAGCTGTCTGGTGAGACTTTGGAGAATGTTGGGTCAAAGAAGAGGTCTGTCCGAAAATCATCCGAATCTTTTCCTTTGACTAAGCGAAGGCGGCTCAGTACATGTGTAAGGAAAGATATAGAACGTTTTGGTCAAAGTTCGAAGTTATCGGTTGAGTTGATGAACATCAAGACTGAGAAATCAGAAGAAACTGAACCAAATGGGTTATGTTCACTGgagaaacaacaacaagagaacTCAAATCGGTTGTGTTGGGACAAAAAAAGCTCTTCAAATGATCTGGAAGCTTCTCAACAGCACGAGAAACCTATTCAGCTTCCTTCCATGCCAGGCTCAAACAAGAGGACTTGTCTTTCCACTCATCAAACTGCATcaataaaacaagaagaagaggaagagctgAACCAACAGACAAACACATATATTCCAAGAAGGCAAAGCACAAGAAAGAGGCCGTTGACGACTCGTGCTCTTGAAGCTCTTGAATCGGGATTTTATACAGCAAAGAGCTTGAAAAGTACATCTAAACCGATAAAACGCGAAAGGTCTACAAGGATCAAGCACTCAGCCAAAGCAACTCAAAGTAAGTCAGACAATGGTTTTGTTGTAGAGGAAACCACATCAAGTAAACCAGAGGATTTTGAACGGAGCTTTCTTGCGGATAAAGCAACAAACGTGAGTAAGCCTGTAGAGCAAACAGAGGATTCGAACAAGGTGACAACCGACTCCCCTAAACGTCCTCCAgttcttttaaaatttcctTTTAAGCGTCGTTGA
- the LOC106319740 gene encoding uncharacterized protein LOC106319740 encodes MKHMDKTWIWLPRNSHEYSEGAINFVNSSARRLGNLSEMLYPCRDCRNLCHQLLNKIVEHLVIRGMDKKWPNQTNDNAVETNDDDEAAEETEFRKKLRDAETPLDSDCIKHTKVSAIMGLYRFKDMLPEDNVLPMSMDAIKKFLKIFGFGYDNIHACKNDCIPYRKEFEKLESCPRCKVSRWEKDKNNNELKVGIPAKVLRYFPIKDILRRMFRSKRMAEDLRWHYTNATEDDFTAEPRNLRLGISTDGMNPFSMQNINHSTWPVLLVNYNTPPTMCMKAENIMLTLLIPGPTAPGNNIDVYLAPLIDDLKDFWAEGIEVYDSFAKENFTLRALLLWSISDYPGLGTLSGCKVKGKQACNVCGKDTPSRWLKFSRKFVYMGNRRRLPPGHRYRYKKAWFDNTVEEGNANRIQTGAEIYETLQAFRNDFGRPLDKKSKRKRSELEDDEMVQEEECEESNDLWRWKKRSIFFELPYWKDMPVRHNIDVMHVEKNVSDAILSILMQSSKSKDGLKARKDLEDIGIRGHLHTEIRGSKTYLPPAAYWLSKKEKTIFLQRLSKFRGPDGYCGNIVNSVSVNPPNIGSLKSHDHHVLVQNLLPAALRGLLHRGPRISINKLCSYFNRLCQRIIDPEKLISMETEFVETMCQLERFFRPSLFDILFHLPIHLSKEARLGGPVHFRWMHLLRIMQGQKHVWLRGYLAGECVAFCLEFLKDSVPVQEAVNRNEDIEADKVVVEGRPLQKGVEVTLLDKDTDIAHHYVLMNMTLWIYLVSKRMHLEELQANDARCTFRLNKYSHSNEIRWLAFGPRNVALAHKGFIIKGQRFHSDAVKRKTQNSEVTYEAFSMCRSSARDMRQVADTLTYYGVIKKILLLDYHMFKVLLFRCNWADTGHGVKEEDGFTLVKNQASYLKDPEDDNSNWYVFMRAPPRGYHELETEEDLGAAPLPVQEVDDLGGEASDDDSVYVRDDSEGLLVVD; translated from the exons ATGAAGCATATGGATAAGACATGGATTTGGCTGCCAAG GAATAGTCACGAGTACTCAGAAGGAGCAATTAATTTCGTGAATTCATCAGCAAGAAGATTGGGAAACCTGTCTGAAATGCTATACCCTTGTAGAGACTGCCGCAATTTATGCCATCAGTTACTCAATAAAATAGTCGAGCATCTAGTGATTAGGGGTATGGATAAGAA GTGGCCGAATCAGACGAATGACAATGCGGTGGAgacaaatgatgatgatgaagcagCAGAGGAAACTGAATTTCggaaaaagttaagagacgcTGAAACGCCATTGGACTCGGATTGTATCAAACACACAAAGGTTTCAGCAATCATGGGACTTTACAGATTCAAG GACATGCTACCTGAAGACAATGTTCTTCCGATGAGTATGGATGCAATCAAGAaatttttgaagatatttgGTTTCGGCTACGACAATATTCATGCTTGCAAGAATGATTGCATACCCTATAGGAAGGAGTTTGAGAAGCTAGAAAGCTGTCCAAGATGCAAAGTTTCGAGATGGGAGAAGGATAAGAACAACAATGAGTTAAAGGTTGGGATTCCAGCTAAGGTCCTTAGATATTTTCCAATCAAGGACATACTTAGGAGGATGTTTAGATCAAAAAGGATGGCTGAAGATCTGCGTTGGCACTATACCAATGCCACTGAAGATG ACTTTACTGCTGAACCAAGGAATCTTCGACTTGGAATTTCTACAGATGGGATGAACCCTTTCTCCATGCAAAACATCAATCACAGCACATGGCCAGTGTTGTTAGTGAACTACAACACGCCTCCAACTATGTGTATGAAGGCTGAGAATATAATGTTGACTTTGTTGATCCCTGGTCCAACAGCTCCTGGTAATAACATAGATGTTTACTTAGCACCATTGATAGACGATTTGAAAGATTTTTGGGCTGAGGGTATTGAAGTCTATGACTCATTTGCGAAGGAGAATTTCACACTTAGAGCCTTGCTGCTTTGGAGTATCAGTGACTATCCAGGCTTAGGAACATTGTCTGGATGTAAAGTGAAGGGGAAACAAGCCTGCAATGTATGTGGAAAGGATACACCTTCTAGGTGGCTTAAGTTCAGCCGTAAGTTTGTCTATATGGGAAATAGAAGGAGACTACCGCCTGGCCATCGTTACAGATATAAAAAAGCTTGGTTTGACAACACTGTTGAGGAAGGGAATGCCAATAGGATACAAACTGGGGCTGAAATATATGAGACACTACAAGCTTTTAGGAATGATTTTGGAAGACCTCTAGAtaagaaaagtaaaagaaaaagatcagAGTTGGAAGATGATGAGATGGTTCAAGAAGAAGAGTGTGAGGAATCAAATGATCTCTGGCGGTGGAAGAAGAGATCAATATTCTTTGAACTACCTTACTGGAAG GATATGCCGGTTCGTCACAATATTGACGTTATGCACGTTGAAAAGAATGTGTCGGATGCTATATTGTCTATCTTGATGCAAAGTTCAAAGTCAAAAGATGGTTTGAAGGCAAGAAAAGACTTAGAAGATATTGGAATCAGAGGTCACTTGCACACAGAGATTAGGGGTTCGAAAACATACTTACCTCCAGCAGCGTATTGGTTATCCAAGAAAGAGAAAACCATTTTCCTGCAAAGGTTATCTAAGTTTAGAGGTCCTGATGGTTATTGTGGTAATATTGTGAATAGTGTTTCAGTTAACCCTCCAAATATAGGTAGTTTAAAGTCGCATGATCATCACGTGCTAGTACAGAACTTGTTACCAGCTGCATTAAGAGGGTTGTTACATAGGGGTCCTAGGATTTCCATTAACAAATTATGCAGTTACTTCAACAGGTTGTGTCAACGCATCATTGACCCGGAGAAACTTATATCAATGGAGACAGAGTTCGTGGAAACAATGTGTCAGCTGGAGCGCTTCTTCCGTCCATCCCTTTTTGATATCCTGTTCCACCTTCCAATACATCTATCAAAAGAGGCACGCTTGGGAGGACCAGTTCACTTCCGCTGGAT GCATTTGTTAAGAATTATGCAAGGCCAGAAGCATGTATGGCTGAGGGGGTATTTAGCTGGAGAATGCGTTGCATTTTGTTTAGAGTTCCTTAAAGATTCAGTACCAGTTCAAGAAGCAGTTAATCGTAATGAAGATATCGAGGCTGATAAAGTCGTGGTTGAAGGTCGACCTCTGCAGAAGGGAGTAGAGGTTACCCTTTTAGATAAAGATACAGACATTGCTCATCACTATGTGCTAATGAACATGACACTATGGATCTATTTGGTTAGTAAAAG GATGCATTTGGAAGAATTACAGGCTAATGATGCTCGAT GTACATTCAGACTCAACAAATATAGTCATTCGAATGAGATAAGGTGGTTGGCATTTGGACCAAGAAATGTTGCTTTAGCACATAAAGGATTTATCATCAAGGGCCAGCGGTTTCATTCGGATGCAGTTAAGCGGAAGACTCAAAACAGTGAAGTAACTTATGAAGCATTTAGCATGTGTAGATCAAGTGCTCGAGATATGAGACAAGTTGCTGACACGCTTACATATTATGGAGTGATAAAGAAGATTTTACTTTTGGACTATCACATGTTCAAAGTACTGTTGTTTAGATGCAATTGGGCGGACACAGGGCATGGTGTGAAGGAAGAAGATGGTTTCACTCTTGTTAAGAACCAAGCATCTTATCTGAAAGATCC GGAAGATGATAATTCTAATTGGTATGTTTTTATGAGAGCACCACCTAGAGGCTATCATGAGTTGGAAACAGAAGAGGATTTAGGTGCTGCACCTTTGCCTGTCCAAGAAGTCGATGATCTGGGTGGTGAAGCTTCTGATGATGATAGTGTTTATGTTAGGGATGATAGTGAAGGATTGTTAGTGGTAGATTGA
- the LOC106319735 gene encoding uncharacterized protein LOC106319735 isoform X1, translating into MRRFLDLLMLRSEIVEVFVQTVLMMVEENNPMEGGSCEEEFACGDPKVDIRVGDEYQAEIPPMISDPENPPLASDDLGSGSFVVGLPLQVTWIDTKFKDRQGLGDDHVDMSESLKSLKNKRSRRNTGTKQRRMTLEAVPETPSSSWDDLEVDGFVLGLYTFGKNFTQVKKLLESKETGDILSFYYGRFYKSAKHKVWSNSLKKQSRKCIQGKKLYSGWRLQHLLSRLIPSITDESQKKKLVNVSKSFAEGNISLERYIIGVKELVGLQSLVEAVAIGKDKHLTVLTTEPVKSKQWFTVSSAGLGAYTSLTSEEIIEKLDGGSRLSKARCNDIFWDAVWPRLLARGWHSEQPKDTKSKDNIVFLIPGVETFSRRKLVKQTHYFDSIAEILKKVVAEPELLEFETADIRPSSEETNYQHTKHRYLRSPDACSNHMKFTVMDTTSLASGGKLCAFRELKNPDNSPSVERSQMMPLEQAKFSGECKWEKKGMKKLVEEPVRFMIVDTSGQSSGIRRRRHLPDNENQSGNSTGVTWEYPKLSGETLENVGSKKRSVRKSSESFPLTKRRRLSTCVRKDIERFGQSSKLSVELMNIKTEKSEETEPNGLCSLEKQQQENSNRLCWDKKSSSNDLEASQQHEKPIQLPSMPGSNKRTCLSTHQTASIKQEEEEELNQQTNTYIPRRQSTRKRPLTTRALEALESGFYTAKSLKSTSKPIKRERSTRIKHSAKATQSKSDNGFVVEETTSSKPEDFERSFLADKATNVSKPVEQTEDSNKVTTDSPKRPPVLLKFPFKRR; encoded by the exons ATGCGGCGTTTCTTGGATCTTTTGATGCTCCGCTCTGAAATAGTTGAG GTGTTTGTGCAGACAGTTCTTATGATGGTTGAAGAAAACAATCCTATGGAAGGTGGTTCTTGTGAGGAAGAATTTGCCTGTGGTGATCCCAAAGTTGATATACGTGTTGGGGATGAATATCAGGCTGAGATACCTCCTATGATCTCTGATCCAGAGAACCCCCCTCTAGCTTCAGATGATCTTGGCTCTGGTTCCTTTGTGGTTGGACTACCTCTCCAAGTAACGTGGATAGACACCAAATTTAAAGATAGACAAGGGCTTGGAGATGACCATGTCGACATGAGCGAGTCTCTCAAATCTCTGAAAAATAAACGAAGCCGCAGGAACACGGGAACAAAGCAGCGGAGGATGACTCTTGAAGCTGTGCCGGAGACACCATCGAGTTCTTGGGATGATCTGGAAGTAGATGGCTTTGTTCTTGGTTTATATACATTCGGGAAGAACTTCACTCAGGTGAAGAAGCTGTTAGAGAGCAAAGAAACAGGAGATATACTTTCGTTTTACTACGGAAGGTTCTACAAATCTGCTAAACACAAGGTTTGGTCTAACTCACTCAAGAAGCAAAGCAGGAAATGTATACAAGGCAAGAAGCTCTATTCAGGTTGGAGGCTACAACACCTGTTGTCCCGTTTGATTCCCAGCATCACAGATGAATCTCAGAAAAAGAAGCTTGTGAAT GTTTCAAAGTCATTTGCTGAAGGGAATATATCTCTGGAGAGATACATTATTGGAGTGAAAGAACTAGTAGGTCTCCAGTCTCTTGTAGAAGCCGTAGCGATCGGTAAAGACAAACATTTAACAGTCCTAACAACGGAACCAGTGAAATCGAAACAGTGGTTCACAGTCTCCTCTGCTGGTTTAGGTGCATACACTTCACTCACATCTGAGGAAATAATAGAAAAACTTGATGGCGGTTCCCGTCTAAGCAAAGCCCGTTGCAATGATATCTTTTGGGACGCTGTGTGGCCGCGTTTGCTAGCCAGAGGGTGGCATTCTGAGCAGCCAAAGGACACCAAATCTAAAGACAACATCGTCTTCCTCATCCCTGGGGTAGAAACGTTCTCTAGACGGAAACTCGTTAAACAGACTCATTACTTTGATTCCATCGCTGAAATTCTCAAAAAAGTTGTTGCCGAGCCTGAGCTTCTTGAATTTGAGACAGCAGACATCAGACCTTCCAGTGAAGAGACTAATTACCAACACACTAAGCACCGTTACCTCAGGTCTCCAGACGCTTGCTCTAATCATATGAAGTTCACTGTTATGGACACTACTAGTTTGGCTTCAGGAGGCAAGTTGTGCGCATTTCGAGAGTTGAAGAATCCTGATAACAGCCCTTCTGTGGAAAGATCCCAAATGATGCCGTTGGAGCAAGCCAAGTTTTCTGGTGAATGTAAATGGGAAAAGAAGGGAATGAAGAAACTGGTGGAAGAGCCGGTGAGGTTCATGATTGTGGATACAAGTGGGCAGTCATCAGGGATAAGGAGACGGAGACATTTGCCCGATAATGAGAACCAATCAGGTAACAGTACAGGTGTGACTTGGGAGTATCCTAAGCTGTCTGGTGAGACTTTGGAGAATGTTGGGTCAAAGAAGAGGTCTGTCCGAAAATCATCCGAATCTTTTCCTTTGACTAAGCGAAGGCGGCTCAGTACATGTGTAAGGAAAGATATAGAACGTTTTGGTCAAAGTTCGAAGTTATCGGTTGAGTTGATGAACATCAAGACTGAGAAATCAGAAGAAACTGAACCAAATGGGTTATGTTCACTGgagaaacaacaacaagagaacTCAAATCGGTTGTGTTGGGACAAAAAAAGCTCTTCAAATGATCTGGAAGCTTCTCAACAGCACGAGAAACCTATTCAGCTTCCTTCCATGCCAGGCTCAAACAAGAGGACTTGTCTTTCCACTCATCAAACTGCATcaataaaacaagaagaagaggaagagctgAACCAACAGACAAACACATATATTCCAAGAAGGCAAAGCACAAGAAAGAGGCCGTTGACGACTCGTGCTCTTGAAGCTCTTGAATCGGGATTTTATACAGCAAAGAGCTTGAAAAGTACATCTAAACCGATAAAACGCGAAAGGTCTACAAGGATCAAGCACTCAGCCAAAGCAACTCAAAGTAAGTCAGACAATGGTTTTGTTGTAGAGGAAACCACATCAAGTAAACCAGAGGATTTTGAACGGAGCTTTCTTGCGGATAAAGCAACAAACGTGAGTAAGCCTGTAGAGCAAACAGAGGATTCGAACAAGGTGACAACCGACTCCCCTAAACGTCCTCCAgttcttttaaaatttcctTTTAAGCGTCGTTGA